One Platichthys flesus chromosome 14, fPlaFle2.1, whole genome shotgun sequence genomic region harbors:
- the rgs5b gene encoding regulator of G-protein signaling 5b has translation MCRGLESLPITCLERAKELKALFASLLQKSDHSITVAGQTKKCDKLRLNIDEPLKWKESFEKLLSCKNGLCLFRAFLVSEFSEENIAFYLACEDYRATKPSKLATKAKKIYDEFIGSDAPREVNLDHVTKAIIKKNTENPNQSCFDLAQSKIYTLMEKDCYPRFLKSPTYLELSRKTRAS, from the exons ATGTGCAGAGGACTGGAATCACTGCCCATCACCTGCCTGGAGAG GGCAAAGGAGCTGAAGGCTTTGTTTGCAAGTTTACTCCAGAAGTCAGATCACAGCATCACCGTCGCTGGACAGACAAAGAAATGTGACAAACTGAG GTTAAATATCGATGAACCTCTGAAGTGGAAGGAGTCGTTTGAGAAACTGCTCTCCTGCAAAA aTGGACTGTGCCTGTTCAGAGCGTTCCTCGTCAGTGAGTTCAGCGAGGAAAACATCGCCTTCTACTTGGCCTGCGAGGACTACAGGGCCACTAAGCCCTCAAAGCTGGCCACTAAAGCAAAGAAAATTTATGATGAATTCATTGGATCTGATGCACCACGAGAG GTAAATCTGGACCATGTGACCAAAGCCATCATCAAGAAGAACACGGAGAATCCCAATCAGTCCTGTTTCGACCTGGCCCAGTCCAAAATCTACACCCTGATGGAGAAGGACTGCTACCCTCGCTTCCTCAAGTCCCCCACGTACCTGGAGCTCAGCAGGAAGACCAGGGCATCTTAa